A genomic segment from Clostridium pasteurianum BC1 encodes:
- the moaC gene encoding cyclic pyranopterin monophosphate synthase MoaC, which translates to MEFTHINDEGRAKMVDVGAKAETEREAVVKGSIYMKRETLEKIKEGTIKKGDVLAVAQVAGIMAAKSTSSIIPMCHPIFITGCDISFNLDFEENKVDITCSTKTVGKTGVEMEALTAVSAAALTIYDMCKAIDRGMVIKDIRLMEKSGGKSGVYIREE; encoded by the coding sequence ATGGAATTCACTCATATAAATGATGAAGGAAGAGCTAAAATGGTAGATGTAGGAGCAAAAGCTGAAACGGAAAGAGAAGCTGTAGTTAAAGGTTCTATTTACATGAAAAGAGAAACTCTTGAGAAAATAAAAGAAGGTACTATAAAGAAAGGGGATGTACTGGCAGTAGCTCAGGTAGCAGGAATAATGGCTGCTAAATCTACCTCCAGCATTATTCCTATGTGCCATCCTATATTTATAACAGGCTGCGATATAAGCTTTAATCTAGATTTTGAAGAGAATAAGGTGGACATTACTTGTTCTACAAAAACGGTAGGCAAAACAGGAGTTGAAATGGAGGCCCTCACAGCAGTATCTGCTGCTGCACTTACTATATATGATATGTGTAAGGCAATAGACAGGGGCATGGTAATTAAAGATATAAGGCTTATGGAAAAGAGCGGTGGAAAGTCTGGAGTATATATTAGAGAAGAGTAA